Within Channa argus isolate prfri chromosome 4, Channa argus male v1.0, whole genome shotgun sequence, the genomic segment CGTTTCACATcagtaaacaaagaaattataataatcaAAGAAACATATTCATAAAACTACTAGTCACATTcagaaaaaatgtcattaacaaaTTTCTTGAGAAATTGTTCTCtttgataaatgtgttttgtctgtgtttgcaacCAAACATATGATAATAAATTCCAAATTCTTTATCATTAACAAAAGGCTCTTGTTGTAGTGAAGGAATGCAGGACTGTAACGCATGATTTTAGCGTAGCTGTTGGCACATTTTAcgttgtttcagttttttatattattcacGTAAAGAAAAGTGATTGTTCATCTGATTATTGCTGTTCTGCTCTGTTCCTCCATCTCGACTCCACTGTCGGGACGCAAAGAACCCGGAAGACAAACACACGTTTGCTGTCAATGCCAACGTCAGGCAGCTAAAAGTCCGCATTTCAGACAAGATGACAGGACTGCCCCGCAGGATCATTAAGGTAATTGTTTCAAACTTCAAACAGCAGCGTGTGTGACTTCTCAGACACGGCTGAGGACTGTGCAGTCACAGCCAAAACTCAGAAGTGCCCGATGATGAGTTTTCCGTGCTAAAGCTAACGGGAGTTAGCTAAAGTAATGGTAACTTCCGTTTCGTTCATGTGCTCAGATACACTGATATACAAGGAGACACAGTGGGTTAAAAACGCAACATCGCTTTGTGACGACAGAGCCTTAAATTGTCTCTGAGCTGGAGTCACATTTTCTGAACATACACGGTCAATATTGTTGTCAACCTGCTGTTAAACAGATACTGGTGCTATTAGGCTAACTATGCTAACACAGGCTAGTTTGTTATTTAGCgtttattaattttcaaatggtaaacactgaaacatctAAGCTAACGATCTTCTCTAACGTTGCCTTTTATTTAGTGAACACACATTAACTTAATAACTTTTGTTAGGTTCTAAGTAAGATTTCCCTCTATAACAACTCTGTGGGGCAGCGTTGACAAGTGATGTTAGTCAAAAAGGGTTTGGCAGTTTGCTCAGCATATTGGTGTTCAAGAAGCTGCTGAAAGATTTGCATCTCTGGACATAAATTACATGTTGTATAATCACAGGCATAACATTAGCTGAACGTTACACTGTATGTATACACTACACAAGTACATGTTAATATTGTATGATTATGATGATTAATAATTGCATAAttagtttgaaaatgtgtgttctCAAGTAATGtctaaattatattaattttgaaaaggacgtttttccatttcatggaatatattttgaatttgaatttgatggcagcaacacatctcaaaaaagttggaacggcgcaacaaaaagctggaaaagtaattgctgcaaatttaaaaaaaaaaccctaatagtggagcatttgacaactaattaggttaggtcagtaacatgacctAAGGGTATAAACAGAGCATTTCAGAGatgcagagcctctcaaatgtaaagatgggcagaggttcaccaacctgagacaaactgcatctaaaaatagtgagacaatttcagaaaaaagttactcaatataaaattgtgaagagattgaagatcccaccatttacaatatataatatcatcaaaagatacAGAGCATCAGAAAgtatctctgtgcgcaagggacaaggcagAAAGTTAAacctggatgcatgtgatcttcggGCGCTCAGGTGGctgtgcattaaaaacaggcatgttttctctactggacatcactgcatgggttcAGGAACACTTACATAAATGACTTTCTGTGAATACAGTTCACTGTTTAATCCACAAattttagttaaagctgtatcatccAAAGAataagccatatgtgaacatgatatAGGAACGCTGCCCTGTTATCTGGgccaaagcacatttaaaatggtctgaggcaaaatggaaaactgttcagtggtcagatgaataaaaattctttttggaaaccatggacgctgtgtgtcctgcagactgaaaaggagagggaccatccaacttattatcagcagacagttggGTCCGTGCAGTTGGTATGGGTGCATTAGTGCcaatggtgtgggcagcttacacatatGGAAAGAccccatcaatgctgaaaagtacattgagattttagagcaacatatgacAACGTCTCTTttagggaaggccttgcatatttcagaaagacaatgctaaaccacatactgcatccaccacaacagcatggcttcgcaggagaagagtccgggtgctgaactggcctgcctgcagtccagacctttcaccaatagaaaacatttggtgaatCATAGGAAagaaaatctggcaacaaaagCCCAGAACTGtggagcagctagaatcctgcatcagacaagaatgggatgacattcctctcctaaactcccgcaactggtctcctcaagTTCCAGATTTACACACAGTTGAAAAGAGGGTATGATAGAAGAGGGTATGTTACGCAATGATAAACTTCACTCTGTTTCAACTTttgtgtgttgctgccatcaaattcaaaatgaactaataatttccatgaaatgataaactatctcagtttcaacatctgaaatggtgtttatgttctattgtgaataaaatatgggttgatgagatttgcaaatcattgcattctgtttttatttatgttttaaacatcgtcccaacttttttttgaattggggttgtaaaggTTTTCTTCATTCTCTGACAGCTTTGATAATACcatttaatttatgaaaaacactcttttctttcttggGCCTGATTAAAACGGACTAATTTTCTGCAAGAAAACCACTCAGTTGAATTGAAACTTTTTATTTGCACAATATTGTATGTATTAGATAAATCATACTGGACTCATACAactttatttaagtttattaGCAAGTCACATATTAATTAATTGTGTTtaagatttattaaaaacatttaataaaaaggtaaatggtGTTTAAGACAAGTAGCACGGATCGGTAAGTAAGCATAGCACGGGTAGCATCGGTGGGAAAAGGTGAGTgggtctaggcttaaaaccttcctctttgataaagcttatagttagttaaagttgctataggcttagactgctcagtcccaatgcactgagctcctttccttctcttgtCCCTGTCTTCTCTCCTTTCACcccacatttgtcaccactgtgtgacattaactttgtgtctttgttctctcgtagttgtctttctccttctctgtctccctctctctgtccctttctgcaggtgtccctgactttggaactgtgtgttttccagtgcgcagctagtcctaccaacctgcctgatgttttttttgttgctggttCTGCTCTAGGTTTCtttcgttaaagggagtttttcctctccggtgttgcctaggacttgctcaagggggaattgttgggtttttctctatacatctttatagtcttgatttcattctgtaaagtgccttgagattattTTGTTGTGACTTGCCGCTATACAAGTTGAATTCAAAATGGAATTGAATTGGGAACTTACTTAGTACACTGAGCCTATGAGCTTTCAGAGCGTGTGACTGGGACTGGGAGCCCCtctcatgtctgtgtttttactgcattgttttgtctgtgggTTATCTAAAACATTTCAGGAATCTCTCTCCCGTTTGCATTTAGGAAAAGAGTGTCAAAAACAAGAGCAGTGGCTTTTGGCATGCTTTGTTTGATGCTATTTCTTCAGTGCATTTTTTGTTGTAGACAAATACAGATGATATTATTTTTTCAGGTTCTGTTTGGCAGGGATGTGTATATTATACAAGGCTTTCCAATGAAAAAATAGCAGTATAATCTCTTCTATTGTTTTCACAAATACAAAACGTAGAGTGAGGAGTTGATGTTAATATAACGGCCTGAGAAAAATATCCCTGAGCTGTGTCGCTGATGTTTCGTCTTGCATAGCACAAGCCATATCAGATACCTGATTCTGAAGGTCACTTGGCATGTCTTAAATCATGACTGTTTTGATTTTCAATTATTTGCTTGATTAGTGATGatactctttttttaaaaatgtattttaatgaaaatagtCATTGCAGCCCTGTAAAGATCAGTTACCACATTTGAGATACTATTACGTTAGTGATGGCACAGTTGATGCTGCTTTTCCTAATAGCAATTCCCTCTGATATTAATAAAGTGGTTTAAATCCTTGAATCTGTTCTACATCCTCTTTAGAGTCAGACAAATGTTTGAAGTTTGTCACCTTGGGCAGCTGTATCTCTGGACTTGCCtgtttgtgctgttgttttgtattgttgtgTCTATATGTCAGAACAGGGCCTTATGGTCCTTTGGTGACATTGGAGGTGTTTTTCTCACCAAGTTGTTcgatgtgtttctttttctataCCAGGAAACTCAGCGTTTGATTGCAGAACCTGTCCCAGGCATCATGGCAAAGCCAGATGAAGGCAACGCCCGCTACTTTCACGTGGTTATTGCCGGACCTCAGGACTCACCTTTTGAGGGGGGCACATTTAAGCTTGAACTCTTTTTACCAGAGGAATATCCCATGGCAGCTCCCAAAGTACGCTTCATGACCAAAATATATCATCCCAATGTAGACAAGTTGGGAAGAATATGTCTAGATATTTTGAAAGGTAATTCATTACACTCTAATGTCACAGTTATTGTTTGagctctgttttcttctttatcaGTTACTTTTGATGTTTTCGGTCTTTGGTCTGTTGAGTTAGGCTTGTTACTGTAGGAAGTCCTGTGTTTATTGTGTCTTGGCAAGTGAATGAAGTGTGGGATTTGCCAATTTTTTTCTGCCCAAAAGATCAAAAGCCTCTTATGTTACATTTATGACCCCTGCCTGGAGCTTTGTGCCTCAATTGGAGTGTATCACCACTGTCTCTTCACTGCCCGTGCAGCTTAAAATAGATTAGACATTGTTTTATTAGACACCATTGCTGTGCTTCTTTACTGTTTTGTATTCCACCTTAAGTGTCTCACTCCCTATTGTCCCAGTGCTTTGTCTCCactttagttttaataattcctcttctttttatgttttttagatAAATGGTCACCAGCTCTGCAGATTCGCACAGTGCTGCTATCAATCCAGGCGTTACTAAGTGCACCTAACCCTGATGATCCCCTAGCTAATGACGTTGCAGAGAAGTGGAAGTCCAGTGAAGCTGAAGCCATAGAAACCGGTAAGTCCTGTAAGGGTTACTTACACTTCACATCCAGCTCTTTTCTAGTTAACCACATActtttttatattgttcttCTGAGTTCTCTTAAAACATTCTCACTTTGTGATTTGATACATGGGTTTGAAAGAGATGTAATATATTGAGGTTTGTGTGACTTGGATTAAGTAGACAGTGAAATTAGGATTTATGATTTGTAGGTCAAATATAGTAAGGACAGTTTCTGCAGGTGACATGGCATGTGTGTTTCAAAATTAAACTTGGTGGACAACCTTTTTATGGTAATTGTGgatttttgcttgtttatttccttttttttcactctACAGCCAAGTCATGGACCAGGCTTTatgctggaaataaaaatgaagtgtAGAGCAGCCTTACAAATGGAGATGCACGTGGAAGTCAGATGTGGACACAACTTGTCATGTTTTGCCAAGGCCTCTTCCTGCTTGATTTGCATTTAAAGGACACAGTCCATTAAATAACTAAACAGATTTAAGTGGTGATTAAAATGCACTCTAGTAAAGAAACGACTTGTATTTGTTCTAACTCACTACCATTTAAATGCATGGGGAGAGGTTTCCGCTCTACTCACCTGGCTTTATTTGTCCATTGATTTTGCTGCTTGAAGTAGTGCGACTcatatttttggggggagggcAGTTGTGTGTCTTGAACAGGTGAGGAGCAGACACTGGCTAGATGTAGTAGTCattctatatatatttttaacttgATTTTCTTGTTgctatttgtttattaaaagcAACTAACTACTACCCGGCCGCTCTACGTAGACACCCACCTGCAGACGGACCAGAGTTCTGTTCTGCGTGGTGGAGCCGCACACATCAGCAATCATAGCCATGTGTCTACATTAAGTCACATTTGgctttattaaatacaaaattatgaggaaaaaaacaaactgaggcTGCTACATCAATTTTGAACCACTATGTATGCAGACTTAGATGTACTGTAGGTTTGGGGATGGAGTGAGAATGTAGAGGGTGGGCTGGACATTGTGAACCTTCCCCTAGTTTTATCACACAGTGTACGTAAGACTCGGAGGTTTACTTCTTTAAGTGGCATTTATATCACCAAGCAAACATTGTATTCAAAATGTCTGTAGTTTGATAATGTGAGTAGGGTTGGTATGTTTATGGACGGACCTGTGTGAGGTAAAATTCTTGGTTATGGGATTATAAATCAGTGAGTCAATGAAGGATTTGACTATCGACTGTCACGATGGGTCTTTGACTGAAATGTCTGTATTCATTTCGCTGTTTGTAAATGAATTTTTTCTGTTCGTCAGaggttgaaatgtttttctgctaTCACAATGTTATGAAACGTTTCACCTTCatacttttatgttttgtaaataaaatatgttgattAATAAAAAGCTACCTGGGTTATTTTCTTGATGAGCCTCATTAAAGTTGTGACAAATACCGCTGCTAGTAGTTGTCGATGTTTCAATAGTAATAGTGGGCTTAAGAAATACTCTGGTGTAAAGGAACTCTTGTTAAAGTCTTCCCTTTGAAATTCACTCAAATGCAGCAGCATTAGAAAATCCACATCAACAGTGTACTGTATACTCCAATAATGGATTATTATGTGTTAAAGTTAAGCGCTGTGTGCATAACCATTGTGGTACTGCAAGGCTCCACTTTACcccaataatttattttttttttttaaggaaaatttATTCTATAGTGTGTAAATTACTTAATTGACCAAAACAATTGTTCACACATTGTACATATTGAATACTGTAATTAAGACCATCAGCATTTTCTCCCTTGGGGTACTCAAAGTTACTGTTAGTAAAGTgacttaaatattatttatctCTGGAGAGGCTGGTATGCAGTAGACTGCTTTTGGTCTGGGGCAGTTTTATCACCTCTGTCAAGACCTTTAAAATGATCCATAATAGACTTTAATAATATTTCCCAAATATTATTAAAGTTCatatttgttattgttgctgTGAGACATTGATAATCATTAATGTGCCCTGATTTTGGACCCACTTTAAGGTAAATACACAACAAATCACACCTTTGAAAGGTCTGCCCTTTTATGGACTGCCCTCATCCACTAGAGGGAGGACATGAGCTTTGTAACTTTTATACTAACAAGTACATAACAGAATTCATTATAATATAACATGGAAATGTGGTCATTACCCCCGTCACTGCGCTGCAAGTGGCGTCAAACATGctccttttgtttaattaatctAAAGAGCTCCATGACTCCTTTAAGGACAGTAGGAGATTGGGCTATCAATCGATGGTCAGTAAATTTATTGACGCAGCTATATGAGCTTAATTATTAAGTTTAGAACACTTTGTACAATGTAACTTCACATGTCggacaaatgtaaataaatgcaaatataactATTATAAAAGTAGgctatagtttattttattcttcagtTTTTCTTGGAGGGAGGGtgctgtttttatgtctttttcagTGTGATAATTATTGATTAATTTGAACACATGTAATTGGAGCTTTACGTATGtttaaagggggggggggtaatgATGTTAAGATGGGTATAGCCCACTGATAGGCTAAATACGGAATGGAGGGTGTATAAAACAATTGATAATATAATATACTAAAGAGGAGATAGGCGCACAAGCATATCTTCAGAGCACCATGGGAAAGTGTTGAGAAGCTCAGGAGCAGAACTTGAAAGCAGCATTTTGCTCAGTCTGACAGAGGCATCACTCACACACGCTGAGATGACGGTCTGTCTGCCAGCAGCTGTATGAAGGAAGCAGGTCCATGTTTGGCTCAGGAATTGACTTGCTCACGGTGATGGTGAACCTGACGCGGAAGCTTGTGGCGGAGCTCACAGGTCAGCTGGTGGCTTCAGCTCTCCGACCAAACAACAAGTGAGTGAGTGCGTTGGATCGTGCGTGTTGACAGCGGCGCTACATCACCGTGGTGGGTACAGTATAGGGCCAGAGACAGTCTGCCATTGTCTCATAGCGCAGCGATGAATGAAGCGAGTGCACATGTTTAGTTGCGTCCATCTGAAGAGGCTGAAGTTGGGAAAATTGCGGGGGTGCGCTGCCCCTGCTCCTTCCACCACTTTCTCGGACATCCGAGGCCACTTTACTCTCTTCAGCGTCTAGTTGAATCTAGATCTCCTGTTttcccccattttttttttgacatctGCTGGTCCTTGACTTTTGGGGATATATTTATGATGAAGTTTAAACCCAACCAGACCCGGACGTACGACGGAGAGGGGTTCAAAAGAAGAGCGGCGTGTCTGTGTTTCCGAAACGAACAAGAAGACGAGGTGAGAAGTGGCGGTGTTTAAACAGTTTGCAGTGGTGCTCACTGACGTGAAGACATTTACCAACAGGCTTTAGTTTGTGGCACAGCCCCAGTTTATGCACCgttttatctgttttatcaTGTTAACAGGTTGTCACACACCGTAAAACAGCCCGAGTTCCAGTTTTGTACTGGACCCAGAGTGCGTTCACGTGTCTGATGTCGATAATTGAGCTGTTTGGCAAAAGTGCTGCATAACTTGGCCGAAGGACCAAGTATTTGACCTGTTAAACAACATGAGGCCTTAAATGCTGGCACCCAGTATAAGCCAACAGCCAGCAGGCAACctgtcattttcatttcctgtcCAGAAGTGAATTCAGATAACTCAAAATTCAAAAAGACAAGGCTTCCTCTTTGTGCCCACACTGCTGGCTTATCTATTGTCAGTGACAGTCCTGCACACTCAAGAATTTAATGAATGACATTTCTTTAACTGCACATGCATTACATTGGTGTATACTGCATGCCTCTCATGGACACTGTTTAACTTTTCCCTGCTTAGCACCTGTCATCATAACATCCTGCATTTGCATTCACTCACATACACCACCATGGGCTAATGTGATAATTATACAGGACAATTTCCATATCTGAACATGCTGCTGGACGACCATGGAGCTACTGCACCTTGTCGCTGCTACATTTTATCTAGTATGCAACTGTCTATTCCTGGTTATAAACTGTAATATGATTGCACTGGAATGCTGGAGTATCTGTCCTTTTAATTCACATTCAGTCTGGATGTAATCATAAGTTGCATAGGCAGGATGACGTCCACTCAATAAAGTCCCACTGTTACTCAAAAATGGTTACCTTAAATTGTAGCAGGGATTTCTAAAGCTGAATATGACTTGTTATAACGTTACCTTGTATAATAATGTCAGATGTAACATGCCTAATGAGAAAAATTCTAAATAGGAATACTGTATTGACATTATAAACTAACAGGTCTGATTATGTTCCTCATAGCACTCACACTTCAGCCTTTTCGATATTAGAAGGAGATAAATATGTGAAGAACAAAACCATTTTCTAAAACCTACACAATGCTGGTTtaatttgatgatgatgaacatAAGGGGACTTTTAGCAGTAATTAGGACTGAGTAAGTGATTTAAAGAGGGCAGCGGGTCTCCTGTATCAGAACATGTCTCCCTAGTGATGGCAGCCCATCTCAGAACCACATGTGATAGAGGGGAGTTGGTGGATGGGGGGGTGGGGCTCAGTGTTACTCAGTGTGCTAAACACCAAGTGACCTATCAGCTGCAATTTATAGCAACAAGGTGCAGGCACATGCTGTCCCCTGAGAGATTGGCCTGCTCCCCATGCCCCCAGCCTGTCCCCCCCTCACTTTTGTCTCTTTGCTGCTTTTCAACATGGTTTCTCTATATTCCCTGTTTGTAATGAGAGATGCTAAAACTCGCTTTGATTCTGGTTGATTCTGATTCTGGAGGATGATCTAAACTCTTGTGATCTAAAATCCAATGCTCTGTTGACCTTGTAATTCAAG encodes:
- the ube2na gene encoding ubiquitin-conjugating enzyme E2Na, with the protein product MTGLPRRIIKETQRLIAEPVPGIMAKPDEGNARYFHVVIAGPQDSPFEGGTFKLELFLPEEYPMAAPKVRFMTKIYHPNVDKLGRICLDILKDKWSPALQIRTVLLSIQALLSAPNPDDPLANDVAEKWKSSEAEAIETAKSWTRLYAGNKNEV